The following are encoded in a window of Alosa sapidissima isolate fAloSap1 chromosome 10, fAloSap1.pri, whole genome shotgun sequence genomic DNA:
- the LOC121721024 gene encoding uncharacterized protein LOC121721024 encodes MQSEKHVSKHAFWRQLMCKGGKLRGNIQKSTIWIKKKQDSNAAFRAACTSPTADHGHLPASQPSERPAPVLLRITDIHQHRSLPNELHQSQSLLQMTDTCQQRSLSSDLHQTQGLLRITDIHQQRSLPSDLHQSCCGLRINELHQSQSLLRMTDICQPCSLPSDLHQSCCGSRTPASNVAFVMYSTGHILQERSLVRDLHQSQGLLRITDIHQQLSLSRSYQIMFAQFQRIYLLRCFKAVV; translated from the exons ATGCAATCAGAGAAGCATGTGAGTAAACACGCTTTCTGGAGGCAGCTGATGTGTAAAGGGGGCAAATTGAGAGGAAACATTCAGAAGAGTACCatttggattaaaaaaaaacaagacagtAACGCAGCCTTCCGAGCGGCCTGCACCAGTCCTACTGCGGATCACGGACATCTGCCAGCATCGCAGCCTTCCGAGCGGcctgcaccagtcctgctgCGGATCACGGACATCCACCAGCATCGCAGCCTTCCCAATGAACTGCACCAGTCACAGAGCCTGCTTCAGATGACGGACACCTGCCAGCAACGCAGCCTttcgagtgacctgcaccagacacagggcctgctgaggatcacggacatccaccagcaacgcagccttccgagtgacctgcaccagtctTGCTGCGGATTGAGGATCAATGAACTGCACCAGTCACAGAGCCTGCTGCGGATGACGGACATCTGCCAGCCATgcagccttccgagtgacctgcaccagtcctgctgTGGTTCACGGACACCAGCCAGCAACGTAGCCTTCGTAATGTACAGCACCGGTCACATCCTCCAGGAACGCAGCCTTGTGAGAGACCTGCACCAATCACAAGGCCTGCTGAGGATCACGGACATCCACCAACAACTCAGCCTATCAAGATCTTATCAG ATAATGTTTGCCCAGTTTCAAAGAATATACCTTCtgagatgtttcaaagctgtggTGTGA